A stretch of Pyrenophora tritici-repentis strain M4 chromosome 7, whole genome shotgun sequence DNA encodes these proteins:
- a CDS encoding Dimer-Tnp-hAT domain containing protein, translated as MASREAVDKKFDKVINEMIHLYDTDELDLAIAKAYELLHETSMAPYHRMKAFLLLGSRLAISQVERNSRGGPKSWIYRHGWAVWHRKYKKNYWLCRYCHQRRKQEACYEADSTTNAGRHLSSNKPGHSHGPNGPVPIASREGNIMGALAKSQVYIMRSKGIEVSQEVANEIAASFSTSRFQDALKDWVVADNQSLRVIETPQFRAMIAAVSPLAEALLWPVANYLREARSLIHVSFDNWTSTGGQYAFTGLCVHYLNSEGKLVDHLLGLPELHGAHTGNNIAAAATTILRLFGVDNARVGYFVLDNASNNDTAVESLAEEFGFIASERRLRCCCHILNLSAQLVIWGKDRSAYENEAAHLEEEEKYMDEWRKYGPVGVLFDVIASICTPQTRQLLERLQCEEAESLGVTPHIRQLVKPVKTRWNSYFNTFVRAAELHGPIDGYIECKLEEHSAATATSRRRKNHRLKDVNYEDLDAPEDHLITNVNLAHCKLAKYYAKFDNAPVYYTATILHPHYKHHLSALWKVPDTHVTARDGVHYRDGWLDNNHRAFLRMWQGRKDSAATSAHTVTPPRKKPRLGISTSRSAFLQSSIEQSTRQLEASLAEDEYEIWKRQPALAEEDWLSLNPLLYWESVAGQFPILSKFAIDVLTIPAAAADCERTFSELGDMLGTRRLHMKPELISALQSLKSWKRLGIQPTTTSASGLARTLSEEEISKVQEHLSQFDVR; from the exons ATGGCAAGCCGCGAAGCCGTCGACAAGAAGTTTGATAAGGTCATCAACGAGATGATACACCTCTATGACACTGACGAGCTAGACCTGGCTATCGCAAAGGCTTACGAACTTCTGCACGAGACCTCCATGGCACCCTACCACCGTATGAAAGCATTTCTCTTACTTGGTAgcagacttgctatcagtcag gttgagcgtaatagtcgcggtgggccaaaaagctggatctaccgccacggctgggccgtctggcaccgcaagtacaagaaaaactactggctttgccggtactgccatcaacgacggaagcaggaggcttgctacgaggctgacagcactacaaacgccggccgacacctctcaagcaacaagcctggacactcacacggacctaacggacctgtaccaattgctagccgggagggcaatattatgggcgcgctcgcaaagtcccaagtatatattatgaggtctaaagggatagaagtatcgcaagaggtagcaaacgagatagcagcaagcttttcaacctctcgatttcaggacgcgctgaaggactgggtagtcgcggacaaccagagccttcgcgtaatagaaacgccgcagtttcgagccatgattgcggccgtgagcccgctagccgaagctctcctttggc ctgttgccaactaccttcgcgaagcccggtcgcttatacacgtgtcattcgacaactggacttcaactggtgggcagtatgcttttactggcctctgcgtacattaccttaacagcgagggcaagctagttgaccacctgcttgggttgcctgagctacacggggcgcacactggcaataatattgccgctgcagcaacaacaatacttcggctatttggcgttgacaacgcgagggttgggtactttgtgcttgacaacgcaagtaacaatgatactgcagttgagtccttagcagaggagtttggctttatcgcaagcgagcggcggctgcggtgctgctgccatatactcaacctaagcgcacaattagtaatttggggcaaagaccgtagcgcgtacgagaatgaagccgcacaccttgaggaagaggagaagtacatggatgagtggcgcaaatacggtcctgttggcgtcctctttgacgtgattgcgtctatctgtacgcctcaaactcgacaactactagagcgcctacagtgcgaggaggcagagtctctaggtgttacaccccacatccggcagcttgtgaagcctgttaagacacgctggaatagctatttcaacacgtttgtccgtgcagctgagctacacggccctatcgatggctatattgagtgtaaacttgaggagcatagtgctgcaacagcaacctcacgacgccggaagaatc accgccttaaggatgtaaattacgaagatctagatgcgcctgaagatcatcttattacaaacgttaaccttgcacattgtaagcttgctaagtactacgcaaaattcgataacgcgcctgtctactacactgctacaatactacacccgcactacaaacaccacctctcagcgctctggaaggtgcctgacacccatgtcactgcccgtgacggtgtccactatcgcgacggctggcttgacaataaccaccgggcattcctgcgtatgtggcaggggcggaaggactctgcagccacttcagctcacactgtaacgccgccgcgtaagaagccccggctagggatttcaacgtcgcgatcagcttttctacagtcgtcaattgagcaaagcacacggcagttagaggcaagccttgctgaggatgagtatgagatatggaagcggcaaccagcgttagctgaggaggattggctgtctcttaatccgcttctatactgggagtcagttgctgggcagttccctatactctcaaagttcgctattgacgtcctaacaataccagcagcagcggcagactgtgagcggactttcagcgagcttggcgacatgttaggcacccggagactccatatgaagccagagcttatttcagctttgcagagcttgaagagctggaagaggcttggtatacagccaacaactacctcagcttctgggctagcgcgcacactatcagaggaagaaatctcaaaagtacaggagcatttatctcagttcgacgtcaggtaa
- a CDS encoding Glyco-hydro-61 domain containing protein produces the protein MKAVALFALVAPMVADAHYIFNRLIVNGAQVGGDYAYARKNSNNYMPSFTSEIVNSPELRCNKGAKPGSTGTQTVKAGDKIGFKLAYDELIEHPGCGFVYISKAPGKVNNYDGSGEWTKVMQSCLKNPSTPGVDTAWESWQKDRLEWTIQRSVPAGEYLVRVEHIAIHEGHVGECFQLNIQSSGTGKLGPTVKIPGLYSAQDPGIAFNKWVNPKSYVVPGPPLWNGN, from the exons ATGAAGGCTGTTGCTCTTTTCGCTCTGGTCGCGCCCATGGTGGCCGATGCCCATTACATTTTCAACCGTCTTATTGTGAACGGCGCCCAAGTTGGCGGCGACTATGCCTACGCTCGTAAGAACAGCAACAATTACATGCCGTCGTTCACCAGCGAGATTGTCAACTCTCCCGAGCTCCGCTGCAACAAGGGCGCTAAGCCCGGCAGCACCGGCACTCAAACTGTCAAGGCCGGCGACAAGATTGGCTTCAAGCTCGCCTACGACGAGTTGATTGAGCACCCCGGCTGTGGCTTTGTCTACATCTCCAAGGCTCCCGGCAAGGTCAACAATTACGACGGTTCTGGCGAGTGGACCAAGGTCATGCAGTCCTGCCTCAAGAACCCCAGCACCCCTGGTGTCGACACTGCTTGGGAGAGCTGGCAGAAGGACCGTCTTGAGTGGACCATTCAGAGGAGCGTCCCTGCTGGCGAGTACCTTGTTCGTGTTGAGCACATCGCCATCCACGAGGGTCACGTGGG GGAATGCTTCCAACTCAACATCCAGTCCTCCGGTACAGGAAAGCTCGGCCCCACCGTCAAGATTCCCGGTCTTTACAGCGCTCAGGACCCCGGTATTGCTTTCAACAAGTGGGTCAACCCCAAGTCCTACGTCGTTCCCGGCCCTCCGCTTTGGAACGGAAACTAA
- a CDS encoding Asp domain containing protein, which translates to MASLLFYLSATVLFAQSTVASNCTKKPIYVDIHKRAVHDSPVFQYGSFIGLGTPAQNQSLWPSLQQNHTSFASSDYCKDNSTLRNCFNSTGGFFNPQDSTSFVQDVSFQSLDKAQDGFTASFGQEVLRLYTHYFESDGASQTLLENSTIEVADSGSITPERVGMGSSSTLLRDLVAQDIIAGRTYSLYIGHGFERAGGMVNGSNVFGGYDSGRFTGEPHRYPMNMENISPMSVRIKDVVLTNADGNGNVSLFDNTASTGVKSRSESFEAQITTEQHPFSLPYQITQNFINQLGAEQDNTWGDHSLKLKNAFNGTLSIVLEDGFAVTLPPEVLMNASNITPMQDRKESDKAPFYLGTAFLGQVYLMADYESNNFFLAKAVQKNNFVMPVTFCPKSTPVAYVRPKVSQWQSQGLAGAVVGGIIGGMGLIIAIYFIWAAWMRKKDERNLKRELKRNSQRKLEQMDIEEAQPKFDPPPQTVNAAKAMFWRKNKPGLTF; encoded by the exons ATGGCCTCACTTCTTTTTTACCTCTCAGCGACCGTGCTGTTTGCTCAGTCAACAGTCGCTTCAAATTGCACCAAGAAACCGATCTATGTCGACATTCATAAGCGAGCTGTTCATGACTCTCCAGTCTTTCAATATGGGTCCTTCATCGGACTAGGCACGCCAGCACAAAACCAAAGCCTATGGCCATCATTACAACAAAACCACACATCCTTTGCATCAAGCGACTACTGTAAAGATAATAGTACGCTCCGAAACTGCTTCAATAGTACAGGAGGCTTCTTCAACCCCCAAGATTCGACTTC CTTCGTGCAAGACGTCAGCTTCCAGTCATTGGACAAAGCTCAAGATGGGTTCACCGCATCCTTTGGCCAAGAAGTACTCCGACTCTACACACACTATTTCGAATCGGATGGCGCATCGCAAACACTTCTGGAGAACTCGACGATTGAGGTAGCTGATTCAGGGTCGATTACACCGGAACGAGTTGGCATGGGATCATCGTCGACTCTATTACGAGACCTTGTTGCGCAAGACATAATAGCCGGAAGAACGTACTCACTGTACATTGGACATGGGTTTGAACGTGCTGGgggcatggtcaacggcaGCAATGTGTTTGGCGGATACGATTCGGGTCGGTTTACAGGGGAACCGCACAGGTACCCCATGAACATGGAAAACATCAGCCCAATGAGCGTCCGCATCAAGGATGTCGTCCTTACCAATGCGGATGGAAACGGCAATGTGTCGCTCTTTGACAACACAGCTTCTACTGGCGTGAAGTCACGATCCGAAAGCTTTGAGGCCCAAATCACGACGGAACAGCACCCCTTCTCGCTACCATACCAGATCACCCAAAACTTCATCAATCAGCTGGGCGCTGAGCAGGACAATACATGGGGCGACCACTCCTTGAAGCTGAAAAACGCATTCAATGGTACACTCTCCATCGTTCTCGAGGACGGTTTTGCCGTCACCCTCCCACCTGAAGTCTTGATGAACGCCTCAAACATTACACCCATGCAAGACCGTAAGGAGTCCGACAAGGCCCCATTCTACCTAGGCACCGCCTTCCTCGGTCAGGTCTACCTAATGGCCGACTATGAAAGTAACAACTTCTTCCTCGCCAAGGCAGTCCAAAAGAACAACTTCGTCATGCCCGTGACCTTTTGCCCCAAGTCTACGCCAGTAGCATATGTGCGCCCCAAAGTGTCCCAGTGGCAAAGCCAAGGCCTAGCCGGCGCCGTTGTTGGTGGTATCATCGGCGGCATGGGTTTGATTATTGCGATCTACTTTATCTGGGCTGCCTGGATGCGCAAGAAGGACGAGCGCAATCTGAAGCGGGAGTTGAAGAGAAACTCGCAGAGGAAGTTGGAGCAGATGGATATCGAAGAGGCACAGCCAAAGTTTGACCCGCCGCCGCAGACGGTAAATGCGGCCAAAGCGATGTTTTGGAGGAAGAACAAGCCGGGCTTGACGTTTTGA